A single window of Anopheles moucheti chromosome 2, idAnoMoucSN_F20_07, whole genome shotgun sequence DNA harbors:
- the LOC128310792 gene encoding sodium-independent sulfate anion transporter isoform X1, translated as MGLSRVERVVPGTRWLRGYTAQFVVADLIAGVTVGLTVLPQGLAYATLAGLEPQYGLYSAFIGGVVYALLGGCREVTIGPTALLSLMTSRHTGYGGDSGPQLAILLCFLSGVVELLMAVLRLGALVDLISLPVTVGFTSATALIIGASQLKALLGIRGGSGSGFASTVRTVFEKIGEARVADSILGVVSIAVLLAMRKLKDIKTPADATRGRKIVGLVCWLVATARNALVVLITSFVAFYYDQRGERPFILTGTVKSGIPDFQLPPFSTVLPEGGGPNGTSPVQLGFTGMIEELGASIALVPIIAVLGNVAISKAFGGSGINPTRELVALSLSNICGSFFSSFPVTGSFSRSAVNHASGVKTPIGGIYTGALVLLALGVLTPYFQFIPKAALSAVIISAVIFMIEYEVIRPLWRCNKRELIPGAVTFVLSLIVGVELGLLAGVLTDLAFVVYRTARPLLTVSVANTSLGAQYILIRPNHSVIYFPAVEWVRNVTSKAIKQHGNIPVVFDCRLVNEFDYTAATGLQMLRKELEKKKIPLIIYGSSSEVRKLLQETLKSSLLEVSNDDELEMLLQELSTAEGGKHELREVVTPLLSPERTPPIADIELS; from the exons ATGGGTTTGTCACGCGTGGAACGTGTCGTTCCTGGGACACGTTGGCTGCGCGGATATACGGCACAGTTTGTGGTAGCGGATTTGATCGCCGGTGTAACGGTTGGATTGACAGTACTTCCACAAGGGCTGGCTTACGCGACGCTTGCCGGGTTGGAACCACAG TATGGTTTATATTCCGCTTTTATCGGTGGGGTAGTGTACGCATTGTTGGGCGGATGCCGTGAGGTTACGATTGGACCGACTGCTTTACTATCGCTCATGACCAGTCGACACACGGGCTACGGTGGAGATTCTGGCCCACAGCTCGCTATATTACTGTGCTTCCTGTCCGGTGTGGTGGAGTTGCTAATGGCCGTTTTACGGCTAGGTGCGCTGGTGGATCTCATTTCGCTCCCAGTTACCGTGGGCTTCACATCGGCCACGGCGCTCATCATTGGGGCGTCTCAGCTGAAGGCGTTGCTCGGTATTCGTGGCGGTTCTGGGTCAGGATTCGCCAGTACCGTGCGCACTGTATTTGAAAAGATTGGCGAAGCACGTGTAGCCGATAGTATTCTCGGGGTCGTCTCAATCGCTGTACTGCTCGCCATGAGG AAATTGAAAGACATCAAAACACCCGCAGACGCTACGAGAGGACGTAAAATTGTAGGGCTTGTGTGCTGGTTAGTTGCAACGGCGCGGAACGCACTGGTAGTGTTGATTACTAGTTTCGTTGCGTTTTACTACGATCAGCGAGGTGAACGGCCCTTTATCCTGACAGGCACGGTTAAGAGTGGTATACCGGATTTCCAGCTGCCACCATTCAGTACAGTTCTGCCGGAAGGTGGAGGACCAAATGGAACCAGCCCGGTACAGCTGGGTTTTACCGGTATGATCGAAGAGCTGGGTGCCTCGATTGCGCTCGTCCCAATCATTGCCGTGCTTGGAAATGTGGCCATATCGAAAGCATTCGGTGGAAGCGGCATCAATCCGACGCGTGAACTGGTCGCCCTTTCGTTGAGCAACATTTGTGGATCGTTCTTCAGTTCCTTTCCAGTTACCGGGTCGTTTTCGCGCAGTGCTGTGAATCATGCCAGTGGTGTGAAGACCCCGATCGGTGGCATCTACACAGGTGCGCTGGTGCTGCTGGCATTAGGTGTACTAACACCCTATTTTCAATTCATTCCGAAAGCCGCCCTGAGTGCGGTGATCATATCAGCGGTCATATTTATGATTGAGTACGAAGTAATTCGACCGTTGTGGCGCTGCAACAAACGAGAATTAATCCCGGGCGCCGTAACGTTCGTGTTGAGTTTGATCGTCGGTGTCGAGCTGGGACTGTTGGCCGGAGTGCTGACCGATCTGGCCTTCGTCGTATATCGCACTGCTCGTCCATTGTTGACCGTTAGTGTTGCGAATACTTCTCTCGGTGCGCAGTACATTCTGATCCGTCCAAACCATAGCGTTATATATTTCCCTGCCGTCGAGTGGGTTCGAAACGTTACGTCTAAAGCTATCAAACAGCACGGTAACATTCCGGTCGTGTTCGACTGTCGGTTAGTGAACG aATTTGACTACACTGCCGCGACTGGATTGCAAATGCTGCGTAAAGagctggaaaagaaaaagattcCATTGATCATATATGGGTCATCAAGCGAGGTAAGGAAGCTCCTGCAGGAAACCCTGAAAAGCAGCCTGCTGGAAGTTAGTAATGATGACGAGCTAGAGATGTTGCTCCAAGAGTTGTCCACCGCTGAGGGAGGTAAGCATGAGCTGCGCGAAGTCGTTACACCGCTCCTATCGCCCGAACGTACACCGCCCATCGCTGATATCGAATTGTCTTAA
- the LOC128310792 gene encoding sodium-independent sulfate anion transporter isoform X2, with amino-acid sequence MGLSRVERVVPGTRWLRGYTAQFVVADLIAGVTVGLTVLPQGLAYATLAGLEPQYGLYSAFIGGVVYALLGGCREVTIGPTALLSLMTSRHTGYGGDSGPQLAILLCFLSGVVELLMAVLRLGALVDLISLPVTVGFTSATALIIGASQLKALLGIRGGSGSGFASTVRTVFEKIGEARVADSILGVVSIAVLLAMRKLKDIKTPADATRGRKIVGLVCWLVATARNALVVLITSFVAFYYDQRGERPFILTGTVKSGIPDFQLPPFSTVLPEGGGPNGTSPVQLGFTGMIEELGASIALVPIIAVLGNVAISKAFGGSGINPTRELVALSLSNICGSFFSSFPVTGSFSRSAVNHASGVKTPIGGIYTGALVLLALGVLTPYFQFIPKAALSAVIISAVIFMIEYEVIRPLWRCNKRELIPGAVTFVLSLIVGVELGLLAGVLTDLAFVVYRTARPLLTVSVANTSLGAQYILIRPNHSVIYFPAVEWVRNVTSKAIKQHGNIPVVFDCRLVNEFDYTAATGLQMLRKELEKKKIPLIIYGSSSEVRKLLQETLKSSLLEVSNDDELEMLLQELSTAEGGVG; translated from the exons ATGGGTTTGTCACGCGTGGAACGTGTCGTTCCTGGGACACGTTGGCTGCGCGGATATACGGCACAGTTTGTGGTAGCGGATTTGATCGCCGGTGTAACGGTTGGATTGACAGTACTTCCACAAGGGCTGGCTTACGCGACGCTTGCCGGGTTGGAACCACAG TATGGTTTATATTCCGCTTTTATCGGTGGGGTAGTGTACGCATTGTTGGGCGGATGCCGTGAGGTTACGATTGGACCGACTGCTTTACTATCGCTCATGACCAGTCGACACACGGGCTACGGTGGAGATTCTGGCCCACAGCTCGCTATATTACTGTGCTTCCTGTCCGGTGTGGTGGAGTTGCTAATGGCCGTTTTACGGCTAGGTGCGCTGGTGGATCTCATTTCGCTCCCAGTTACCGTGGGCTTCACATCGGCCACGGCGCTCATCATTGGGGCGTCTCAGCTGAAGGCGTTGCTCGGTATTCGTGGCGGTTCTGGGTCAGGATTCGCCAGTACCGTGCGCACTGTATTTGAAAAGATTGGCGAAGCACGTGTAGCCGATAGTATTCTCGGGGTCGTCTCAATCGCTGTACTGCTCGCCATGAGG AAATTGAAAGACATCAAAACACCCGCAGACGCTACGAGAGGACGTAAAATTGTAGGGCTTGTGTGCTGGTTAGTTGCAACGGCGCGGAACGCACTGGTAGTGTTGATTACTAGTTTCGTTGCGTTTTACTACGATCAGCGAGGTGAACGGCCCTTTATCCTGACAGGCACGGTTAAGAGTGGTATACCGGATTTCCAGCTGCCACCATTCAGTACAGTTCTGCCGGAAGGTGGAGGACCAAATGGAACCAGCCCGGTACAGCTGGGTTTTACCGGTATGATCGAAGAGCTGGGTGCCTCGATTGCGCTCGTCCCAATCATTGCCGTGCTTGGAAATGTGGCCATATCGAAAGCATTCGGTGGAAGCGGCATCAATCCGACGCGTGAACTGGTCGCCCTTTCGTTGAGCAACATTTGTGGATCGTTCTTCAGTTCCTTTCCAGTTACCGGGTCGTTTTCGCGCAGTGCTGTGAATCATGCCAGTGGTGTGAAGACCCCGATCGGTGGCATCTACACAGGTGCGCTGGTGCTGCTGGCATTAGGTGTACTAACACCCTATTTTCAATTCATTCCGAAAGCCGCCCTGAGTGCGGTGATCATATCAGCGGTCATATTTATGATTGAGTACGAAGTAATTCGACCGTTGTGGCGCTGCAACAAACGAGAATTAATCCCGGGCGCCGTAACGTTCGTGTTGAGTTTGATCGTCGGTGTCGAGCTGGGACTGTTGGCCGGAGTGCTGACCGATCTGGCCTTCGTCGTATATCGCACTGCTCGTCCATTGTTGACCGTTAGTGTTGCGAATACTTCTCTCGGTGCGCAGTACATTCTGATCCGTCCAAACCATAGCGTTATATATTTCCCTGCCGTCGAGTGGGTTCGAAACGTTACGTCTAAAGCTATCAAACAGCACGGTAACATTCCGGTCGTGTTCGACTGTCGGTTAGTGAACG aATTTGACTACACTGCCGCGACTGGATTGCAAATGCTGCGTAAAGagctggaaaagaaaaagattcCATTGATCATATATGGGTCATCAAGCGAGGTAAGGAAGCTCCTGCAGGAAACCCTGAAAAGCAGCCTGCTGGAAGTTAGTAATGATGACGAGCTAGAGATGTTGCTCCAAGAGTTGTCCACCGCTGAGGGAG